One genomic window of Haloferax mediterranei ATCC 33500 includes the following:
- the cofG gene encoding 7,8-didemethyl-8-hydroxy-5-deazariboflavin synthase subunit CofG — MFPGAAEYGVDVHIDDAEVERLLSVTPDDAEPPASLSFSRNVFLPLTTACRYTCTYCTYYDVPGEATLMSLDDVREVVRMGADAGCTEALFTFGDEPDERYTEVHRQLDEWGYDDILDYLAAACEVALDEGLLPHSNPGDLTREEFADLAPLNVSMGVMLETTADVVAHSGNRRKTPGQRLNTIRAAGEVGVPFTTGILVGIGESWRDRAESLLAIRALHERYGHIQEVIVQNVVPNERSSFERPSLETMRRVVSMARVALPEEVSVQVPPNLSAAAELVDCGVDDLGGVSPVTDDYVNPDYAWPALQELVDIADDAGVPLRERLPVYERFLPDDARATDSDIVPAEKAEITRNAEETDCDWLGDPIIERLRSEDVHGERFRSVARGDGPLSIPK; from the coding sequence ATGTTCCCGGGTGCCGCTGAGTACGGAGTCGACGTGCATATCGACGACGCCGAAGTCGAAAGACTACTCTCGGTTACCCCGGACGACGCCGAGCCACCCGCATCGCTGTCGTTCTCGCGCAACGTGTTTCTCCCCTTGACCACCGCGTGTCGCTACACCTGTACCTACTGCACCTACTACGACGTGCCCGGCGAAGCGACGCTCATGTCGCTCGACGACGTGCGAGAGGTGGTCCGCATGGGTGCGGATGCTGGCTGTACGGAGGCACTGTTTACGTTCGGAGACGAACCGGACGAGCGCTACACCGAGGTTCACCGCCAACTCGACGAGTGGGGCTACGACGATATTCTCGACTACCTCGCTGCCGCGTGCGAGGTCGCACTGGATGAAGGACTCTTGCCGCACTCGAATCCCGGTGACTTGACTCGCGAGGAGTTCGCCGACCTCGCACCGCTGAACGTCAGTATGGGCGTGATGCTGGAGACGACGGCCGACGTGGTCGCTCACTCGGGCAATCGGCGGAAAACACCGGGACAGCGACTCAACACCATCCGTGCCGCGGGCGAAGTGGGCGTCCCGTTCACGACGGGCATCCTCGTCGGCATCGGCGAGTCGTGGCGCGACAGAGCCGAAAGCTTGCTCGCCATCCGCGCCCTCCACGAGCGGTACGGGCACATTCAGGAGGTCATCGTCCAGAACGTCGTGCCGAACGAGCGGTCGAGCTTCGAGCGCCCGTCGCTCGAAACGATGCGGCGAGTAGTGTCGATGGCACGGGTCGCCCTTCCCGAGGAGGTGTCCGTGCAGGTCCCGCCGAACCTCTCTGCGGCCGCCGAGTTAGTCGATTGCGGCGTGGACGACCTCGGCGGCGTCTCGCCGGTTACCGACGACTACGTGAATCCCGACTACGCGTGGCCGGCTCTCCAGGAACTCGTCGATATCGCCGACGACGCGGGCGTGCCGCTCCGCGAGCGACTACCAGTGTACGAGCGGTTCCTACCCGACGACGCTCGGGCGACAGATAGCGATATTGTACCCGCCGAGAAGGCCGAGATAACTCGGAACGCCGAGGAGACCGATTGCGACTGGCTCGGAGACCCAATCATCGAGCGTCTCCGGTCAGAAGATGTCCACGGTGAGCGATTCCGGAGCGTCGCTCGCGGCGACGGGCCGCTGTCGATTCCGAAGTAA
- a CDS encoding metal-dependent hydrolase: MMATTHAAMGLSLAASLVWVAPELATVAAVGALVGSVFPDVDLFVGVHRKTLHFPVYYTVAAGATGFVATVSTSALTVGLTFFFLSAALHSVLDWFGAGDELRPWDRTSNRAVYVHPTKRWLQPQYVVRYDGAPEDLVLTLLFSVPPMFAFDGVLRVVVALSVAIALVYTGFRKRVPDWLGI, from the coding sequence ATGATGGCGACGACCCACGCGGCGATGGGTCTCAGCCTCGCCGCGTCGCTCGTGTGGGTGGCACCCGAACTCGCGACCGTCGCGGCGGTCGGTGCGCTCGTCGGGAGCGTCTTCCCCGACGTAGACCTCTTCGTCGGCGTCCACCGCAAGACCCTGCACTTCCCGGTTTACTACACCGTCGCCGCGGGTGCTACCGGATTCGTCGCCACCGTCTCGACTTCAGCGCTCACTGTCGGACTGACGTTTTTCTTCCTCTCGGCGGCGCTCCACTCGGTCTTAGACTGGTTCGGCGCGGGCGACGAACTCCGCCCGTGGGACCGCACGTCCAACCGCGCGGTCTACGTCCACCCGACGAAGCGATGGCTCCAGCCGCAGTATGTCGTCCGCTATGACGGTGCGCCCGAAGACCTCGTGTTGACTCTGCTGTTTTCTGTCCCGCCGATGTTCGCCTTCGATGGCGTGCTTCGCGTGGTCGTCGCACTTAGCGTCGCCATCGCGCTCGTCTACACCGGCTTCAGAAAACGGGTTCCGGATTGGCTCGGCATCTAA
- the cofH gene encoding 7,8-didemethyl-8-hydroxy-5-deazariboflavin synthase subunit CofH, with product MTGAAHDFGFDHRPETDQSFENALAKARAGERLTVADGVELMTTGTDREGIDRHRKELVLEAADRRRAEVVGDDVTFVANLNNNVTTACTTGCLFCNFKNTAHLFEADSDADHGGFTKTPAESRDIVADAVEMGIYEVTSVSGLHPALVLDEEHREILESYNNPAAEVNYKPPAAYDIDPGSYTEQLAAMSVDGVHVHSMTPEEAYHAKRGTDWSYVEVYRRLADAGLDSAPGTAAEILVPEVRDVICPGKIGTDEWVAGMEGAMDAGLDVTATIMYGHVENEKHRVLHLDVIRDLQDRYGGITEFVPLSFVYQNTPLYERGLVTEGASDDEDELMVAVSRLYLDNIDHIQSSWVKFGNAKSLKLLNCGADDLMGTILSEEITKRAGGGFGEFRSFDDYVDMITAIGRRPVERSTDYRTRRPLDPDDGSHGPTLGPRADGTPLLDRRRDPPTADD from the coding sequence ATGACCGGTGCCGCCCACGACTTCGGGTTCGACCACCGCCCGGAGACCGACCAGTCGTTCGAGAACGCCTTAGCAAAGGCGCGAGCGGGCGAGCGCCTCACCGTCGCGGACGGCGTCGAACTGATGACGACGGGGACCGACCGCGAGGGAATCGACCGCCACCGAAAGGAACTCGTCCTCGAAGCCGCCGACCGTCGCCGCGCCGAAGTCGTCGGCGACGACGTGACCTTCGTCGCCAACCTCAACAACAACGTGACGACGGCTTGTACCACGGGCTGTCTGTTCTGTAATTTCAAGAACACCGCACACCTCTTCGAGGCCGACTCCGACGCTGACCACGGTGGATTCACGAAGACGCCGGCCGAATCACGCGATATCGTCGCCGACGCAGTCGAGATGGGTATCTACGAAGTCACGTCCGTTTCCGGGCTTCACCCGGCGCTCGTTCTCGATGAGGAACACCGCGAAATCCTCGAATCGTACAACAACCCCGCCGCCGAGGTGAACTACAAACCGCCCGCGGCGTACGACATAGACCCCGGGAGCTACACCGAGCAACTGGCGGCGATGTCGGTCGACGGCGTCCACGTCCACTCGATGACGCCCGAAGAGGCTTACCACGCAAAACGCGGGACCGACTGGAGCTACGTGGAGGTGTACCGCCGCCTCGCCGACGCCGGACTCGACAGCGCCCCGGGGACCGCCGCAGAGATACTCGTCCCTGAAGTTCGAGACGTTATCTGTCCCGGAAAAATCGGCACCGACGAGTGGGTTGCCGGGATGGAGGGCGCGATGGACGCCGGTCTCGACGTGACGGCGACCATCATGTACGGCCACGTCGAAAACGAGAAACACCGCGTGCTGCACCTCGATGTGATTCGCGACCTCCAGGACCGCTACGGCGGTATCACGGAGTTCGTCCCCTTATCGTTCGTCTACCAGAACACGCCGCTCTACGAGCGCGGTCTCGTCACCGAAGGTGCGTCCGACGACGAAGACGAGTTGATGGTTGCCGTTTCGCGGCTCTATCTCGACAACATCGACCATATCCAGTCGTCGTGGGTGAAGTTCGGGAACGCGAAGTCACTTAAACTCCTCAACTGCGGTGCTGACGACCTGATGGGAACGATTCTCTCCGAGGAGATTACGAAGCGCGCGGGCGGCGGGTTCGGCGAGTTCCGCTCGTTCGACGACTACGTCGATATGATAACCGCCATCGGTCGCCGGCCGGTCGAACGCTCGACCGACTACCGGACGCGCCGCCCGCTCGACCCCGACGACGGCTCACACGGCCCGACGCTCGGCCCGCGTGCCGACGGTACGCCCCTCCTCGACCGCCGCCGCGACCCCCCAACGGCCGACGATTGA
- a CDS encoding DUF5518 domain-containing protein gives MEHSTSPTTESTLDDNGESLLFSALVGAIASLVLSPVPGSPILGGALAGYLTGTDRTLGTKSGALSGLFMGLVSTLLAVVFLGFFGIFVFASAPFDFSLGFLGVATVAIFGLLIGLVYTVGLGALGGYLGAYLNEEFN, from the coding sequence ATGGAACACTCAACGTCCCCAACCACCGAGTCCACCCTCGACGACAACGGGGAGAGCCTCCTGTTTTCGGCACTCGTCGGCGCAATCGCCAGCCTCGTTCTCTCTCCGGTTCCGGGGTCGCCAATCCTTGGCGGCGCGCTTGCGGGCTACCTGACCGGAACCGACCGCACTCTCGGCACGAAATCCGGCGCGCTCTCCGGCCTGTTCATGGGTCTCGTCAGTACCTTGTTGGCCGTCGTCTTCCTCGGGTTCTTCGGTATTTTTGTTTTCGCCAGCGCGCCGTTCGACTTCAGTCTCGGATTTCTCGGGGTCGCCACCGTCGCTATCTTTGGACTTCTTATCGGTCTCGTCTACACCGTTGGCCTCGGTGCACTCGGCGGCTATCTCGGTGCGTACCTAAATGAAGAGTTCAACTGA
- a CDS encoding NAD-dependent protein deacylase, with amino-acid sequence MDIALESDAAWVARRLREAEFVVAFTGAGMSTASGIPDFRGDDGIWNTEFDPASFHRDRFVNDPAGFWRERVRLHERMFPDGVAPNAGHDVLAELESRGILDRVITQNTDGLHRESGSNRVVELHGNASQVVCEDCESHFAAETALEQVRAGDAPATCGECGGIVKPDVVLFGERLPRVAYSKANRLADKADVFLALGSSLTVHPAAGLAGRAAEDGSLVVVNFDETQYDSSADRVVRDDLTEFLPAVEELV; translated from the coding sequence ATGGACATTGCCCTCGAATCCGATGCCGCGTGGGTTGCCCGCCGACTCCGCGAGGCCGAGTTCGTCGTCGCTTTCACCGGCGCGGGGATGAGCACCGCTTCGGGCATCCCCGATTTCCGCGGCGACGACGGCATCTGGAACACCGAGTTCGACCCGGCGTCGTTTCACCGCGACCGCTTCGTGAACGACCCGGCGGGGTTCTGGCGGGAGCGCGTTCGCCTCCACGAGCGGATGTTTCCCGATGGCGTGGCCCCGAACGCCGGTCACGACGTGCTCGCCGAACTCGAATCACGGGGCATTCTCGACAGGGTCATCACACAGAATACGGATGGTCTCCACCGTGAATCCGGGTCGAACCGCGTCGTCGAACTCCACGGAAACGCCTCGCAGGTCGTTTGTGAGGACTGCGAATCCCACTTTGCGGCCGAAACGGCGCTCGAACAGGTCCGCGCCGGTGACGCGCCAGCGACCTGCGGCGAGTGCGGCGGTATCGTCAAACCCGATGTCGTGCTGTTCGGCGAGCGACTTCCGCGCGTCGCCTACAGTAAGGCCAACCGACTGGCGGACAAGGCCGACGTGTTTCTCGCGCTCGGGTCGTCGCTGACGGTTCATCCGGCGGCCGGACTCGCCGGTAGAGCCGCCGAAGACGGCTCGCTGGTCGTCGTCAACTTCGACGAGACGCAGTACGACAGCAGTGCAGACCGGGTCGTTCGCGACGACCTCACGGAGTTCCTGCCCGCGGTCGAAGAACTCGTTTGA
- a CDS encoding phosphoribosylaminoimidazolesuccinocarboxamide synthase: MTSVKDFRVEEEPTATDLGRGRFVFSDRYSVFDWGEMPDHIPNKGASLCLMGAYNFELLDVNHIPTHYLGVLEDGEIKDLEECESPPTEMAIELTQVPDLPHDDGEYDYDAYHETAGDNYLIPLEIVFRNTVPVGSSLRKRGEPADYGLDVDEWPDEAVSLPDPVVEFSTKYEEQDRYLDREEADFVAGAVDLDRLEELALAVNHVLNEQAVRAGFDHEDGKIECLYHDGTVKVADVVGTFDENRFSYDGQQVSKEVVRQYYKRVQPEWVDAVSAAKQEAIETGEPNWREACEIEPEHLPDDIVTALSDIYCAGTNAYVDYDWFDAPDIEDAVERVQEL; the protein is encoded by the coding sequence ATGACCAGCGTGAAGGACTTCCGCGTCGAGGAGGAACCGACGGCGACCGACCTCGGCCGGGGCCGCTTCGTCTTTTCCGACCGCTACTCCGTGTTCGACTGGGGTGAGATGCCCGACCACATCCCGAACAAGGGCGCAAGCCTCTGTCTCATGGGCGCGTACAACTTCGAACTGCTCGACGTGAACCACATTCCGACCCACTACCTCGGGGTACTCGAAGACGGCGAAATCAAGGACCTCGAAGAGTGCGAGTCGCCGCCGACGGAGATGGCAATCGAACTCACGCAGGTGCCTGACCTCCCGCACGACGACGGCGAGTACGACTACGACGCCTACCACGAGACGGCGGGCGACAACTACCTCATCCCGCTCGAAATCGTCTTCCGAAACACCGTTCCCGTGGGGTCGAGCCTCCGGAAGCGCGGCGAACCCGCCGACTACGGTCTCGATGTCGACGAGTGGCCGGACGAAGCCGTTTCACTCCCCGACCCCGTCGTGGAGTTCTCCACGAAGTACGAAGAACAGGACCGCTATCTCGACCGCGAGGAAGCCGACTTTGTCGCTGGCGCAGTCGACCTCGACCGCCTCGAAGAACTCGCGCTCGCCGTGAACCACGTCCTGAACGAGCAGGCCGTACGCGCCGGGTTCGACCACGAAGACGGGAAAATCGAGTGTCTGTACCACGACGGGACCGTGAAGGTCGCGGACGTGGTCGGCACGTTCGACGAAAATCGCTTCTCCTACGACGGCCAGCAGGTCTCGAAGGAGGTCGTCCGCCAGTACTACAAGCGCGTCCAACCCGAGTGGGTCGACGCCGTGTCCGCCGCGAAGCAGGAAGCCATCGAAACGGGCGAACCCAACTGGCGCGAGGCGTGCGAAATCGAACCCGAGCACCTCCCCGACGACATCGTAACCGCACTTTCGGACATCTACTGCGCGGGGACGAACGCCTACGTCGATTACGACTGGTTCGACGCGCCAGATATCGAGGACGCGGTCGAGCGCGTGCAAGAGCTGTAA
- a CDS encoding PQQ-like beta-propeller repeat protein has translation MPSLPSRRAFLATLGTAASVSLAGCSGLRRRYFPRSHTNDADLSGDDGPWPTLGHDARRTGSTPASGPDEGAALGLHAEASHYPERQVVVGSDVILFTVRRWREYEHSDLFSGVVAVGRHGGEHWRLEAKSDMGVPTVVGDTVFIEDRVGTRAVDIETGDVNWTYRSGYGFPHVSPAVTEGRVFIGGREFLALDAVTGKRLWQTDEEMPAVQTCAATDESVVVSNGYNENGGGLFCLDAADGSVRWESSIPVVHNPAAVGDEACYVVDDRGTLRAVSLADGEELWTQHAAGINGGYDRYEQAVLAGDTVLSSGRDDPLVAYDRKTGNRVWSAGPAGERYHVPVVASDGIYGVTREGTVFEVGFDGTERWRRSIDLTVSASPSLADGSLYMGGRTGERSGEWEGGFFRFGP, from the coding sequence ATGCCCTCCCTGCCCTCCCGTCGAGCATTTCTCGCTACACTCGGAACCGCCGCGAGCGTCAGCCTCGCGGGGTGTAGCGGTCTCCGCAGGAGATACTTCCCGCGGTCGCACACGAACGACGCTGACCTCTCGGGTGACGACGGCCCGTGGCCGACTCTCGGCCACGACGCCCGGCGAACCGGGTCGACGCCCGCGAGTGGTCCCGACGAAGGGGCGGCGCTCGGACTCCACGCCGAAGCGAGTCACTACCCAGAACGGCAGGTCGTCGTCGGGTCCGACGTGATTCTGTTCACGGTTCGTCGATGGCGGGAATACGAGCACTCCGACCTGTTTTCGGGAGTCGTCGCCGTCGGCCGACACGGTGGTGAACACTGGCGCTTGGAAGCTAAATCAGATATGGGCGTTCCTACGGTCGTCGGCGACACAGTATTCATCGAGGACAGAGTCGGCACGCGCGCCGTCGATATCGAGACGGGCGACGTGAACTGGACCTACCGAAGTGGCTACGGGTTCCCCCACGTCTCACCCGCAGTGACCGAGGGCCGAGTGTTCATCGGTGGCCGCGAGTTCCTCGCCCTCGACGCGGTGACCGGGAAACGACTGTGGCAGACCGACGAAGAGATGCCCGCCGTACAAACGTGCGCCGCGACAGACGAGTCCGTCGTCGTCTCGAACGGGTACAACGAGAACGGCGGCGGCCTGTTCTGTCTCGATGCCGCAGATGGGAGCGTTCGCTGGGAGTCGTCGATACCCGTCGTTCACAACCCGGCCGCCGTCGGCGACGAGGCGTGTTACGTCGTCGACGACAGGGGCACCCTGCGGGCCGTCTCACTCGCTGACGGCGAGGAGCTGTGGACGCAACACGCCGCCGGAATCAACGGCGGATACGACAGGTACGAACAGGCCGTTCTGGCGGGTGATACCGTCCTCTCCAGTGGTCGCGACGACCCGCTCGTTGCCTACGACCGGAAGACGGGTAACCGAGTGTGGTCTGCAGGACCGGCGGGAGAGCGGTACCACGTTCCAGTCGTCGCTTCCGATGGCATCTACGGCGTCACCCGCGAGGGTACCGTCTTCGAGGTCGGTTTCGACGGAACGGAGCGCTGGCGACGTAGTATCGACCTGACGGTGTCGGCGTCACCGTCACTCGCGGATGGGTCGCTCTACATGGGTGGTCGAACTGGCGAGCGTAGCGGGGAGTGGGAAGGTGGGTTCTTCCGGTTCGGTCCGTGA
- a CDS encoding formyltetrahydrofolate deformylase: MTRELTEITVIGGDKTGLIANVTTLLFERGINVEDLDQAVREGIFRMTLHADTSEMTCSRDELRDALTDLGDELGVDVQVRFPSDRKTREIAVLVTKESHCLEALFEAWANDDLGAEISVVIGNHDTLEPLASHYDVPFHDIGDEKGTADEDHLLELLEEYDVDLIVLARYMRILGPNVVFRYEDRIINIHPSLLPAFPGAAAYRQAKEGGVRIAGVTAHYVTTDLDQGPIIAQRAFDVPDDATIDEIKSRGQPLEADALLEAVKLHLNDDITVHRGRTSLRSETDAEDYQLGLSREAQALNPDRPVDGLIDGLGGEREALTLEPSED, translated from the coding sequence ATGACGCGAGAACTAACCGAAATCACGGTCATCGGAGGAGACAAGACCGGACTCATCGCGAATGTGACCACCCTGCTGTTCGAACGCGGAATCAACGTCGAGGACCTCGACCAAGCGGTCCGGGAGGGAATCTTCCGGATGACGCTTCACGCGGACACCTCGGAGATGACCTGCAGCCGCGACGAACTCCGCGACGCACTCACCGACCTCGGCGACGAACTCGGCGTCGACGTGCAGGTACGATTCCCGTCGGACCGCAAGACGCGCGAAATCGCCGTGCTCGTCACGAAGGAGTCCCACTGTCTCGAAGCGCTGTTCGAGGCGTGGGCGAACGACGACCTCGGCGCGGAGATTTCGGTCGTCATCGGTAATCACGACACGCTCGAACCGCTGGCGAGCCACTACGACGTTCCCTTCCACGACATCGGCGACGAGAAGGGCACCGCGGACGAAGACCACCTGCTCGAACTCCTCGAAGAGTACGACGTCGACCTCATCGTCCTCGCGCGCTACATGCGCATCCTCGGGCCGAACGTCGTCTTCCGCTACGAAGACCGCATCATCAACATCCACCCGTCGTTGCTCCCGGCCTTCCCCGGTGCCGCCGCCTACCGGCAGGCGAAAGAAGGCGGCGTCCGCATCGCGGGCGTCACCGCCCACTACGTGACGACGGACCTCGACCAAGGGCCGATTATCGCCCAGCGGGCCTTCGACGTGCCCGACGACGCCACCATCGACGAGATAAAGTCGCGCGGGCAACCGCTTGAGGCCGACGCGCTCCTCGAAGCCGTGAAGCTCCACCTCAACGACGACATTACGGTTCACCGTGGACGCACCAGCCTCCGCTCGGAGACCGACGCCGAGGACTACCAACTCGGGCTCTCCCGCGAAGCGCAGGCGTTGAACCCCGACCGGCCGGTCGACGGTCTCATCGACGGGCTCGGCGGCGAGCGAGAAGCGCTTACGCTCGAACCGTCCGAAGACTGA